A portion of the Candidatus Pristimantibacillus lignocellulolyticus genome contains these proteins:
- a CDS encoding ABC transporter permease subunit gives MNTKVNYRRKINFRRYLPLYIMALPGLMYLLINNYLPMAGLSIAFKDINYTQGIWNSDWVGLKNFTYLFATSDAFIITRNTILYNAVFIVLGLSFAIMLAILLNEIRHKFTQRFYQSVIILPHLISIILVSYLVYALLAPGTGFVNKTILPMLGIEPISWYLESKYWPYILTIVHIWKGAGYSCIVFLAAIIGIDREYYEAAELDGASKWQQITKITLPMISPIITMLTLLAIGRIFYSDFGLFYQVPMNSGAIYDTTNVIDTYVFRGLMQLGDVGMSSAAGFYQSIVGFVLVIVANYVVRKIDRENALF, from the coding sequence ATGAATACGAAAGTGAATTATAGAAGAAAGATTAATTTCCGGAGATATCTCCCTCTTTACATCATGGCTCTTCCAGGTCTTATGTATTTGTTAATTAACAATTATTTGCCGATGGCAGGCCTCTCCATTGCTTTCAAGGATATTAATTATACGCAAGGAATTTGGAACAGCGACTGGGTCGGATTGAAAAATTTTACTTATCTATTTGCAACGAGTGACGCCTTTATCATTACGAGAAATACGATTTTGTACAATGCGGTGTTTATCGTTCTTGGTCTTAGCTTTGCAATTATGCTCGCGATTTTGCTAAATGAGATCAGGCATAAATTTACGCAACGATTTTATCAAAGCGTAATTATTTTACCTCATTTGATATCTATCATTCTTGTGAGCTATCTCGTGTATGCACTGCTTGCTCCAGGAACGGGTTTTGTAAACAAGACAATTCTTCCGATGCTTGGAATTGAACCGATCTCATGGTATTTGGAATCTAAGTATTGGCCATATATTTTAACGATTGTACACATTTGGAAAGGCGCAGGATATTCATGTATCGTATTTCTGGCCGCAATTATTGGTATTGATCGAGAATATTATGAGGCGGCAGAGCTTGACGGTGCATCCAAATGGCAACAAATCACTAAAATTACGTTGCCGATGATTTCTCCGATTATTACAATGCTCACTTTGCTGGCGATTGGCCGCATATTCTATTCCGACTTTGGATTGTTCTATCAAGTGCCAATGAACTCAGGAGCAATCTACGATACAACTAACGTTATCGATACCTATGTATTCCGTGGTCTAATGCAGCTTGGTGATGTCGGTATGTCTTCAGCCGCTGGGTTCTACCAATCTATAGTTGGTTTTGTACTTGTTATTGTAGCGAACTACGTCGTTCGGAAGATTGATAGAGAAAATGCATTGTTCTAA